From the Longibacter salinarum genome, one window contains:
- a CDS encoding S41 family peptidase, giving the protein MTALRSAVLLLAVLASTFVIAAPRFAVPEAHRTPASPESVQPAPEMLSPEAMADDLEHLIDVIEEVHPDPYAYTSRRTIRRLHRATLDRLSEPASPRTFYREAARLAAAFQDGHTLVQWPRDQFLASMRNGATVLPLSVERNATALRIQKACKSARSLDGRRVSSIQGQPAEHLHEDMQALVSGPPRYRAAQVDDQFPYLAWALGLEAPYRVATTHSDGQATVDTLEGLRMLGVRSCLSDNRKPAFSFGRVSDADGHVVGVMTINSLRSARRVRKGIENALRSIQNRPVDGIVIDLRDNRGGSTATVLHVLAPFTDRTVRLTAQKSWKISDTYKQYLKRRGLGPPAYQRARSGKVIDIEYEPQSLPSARFRYDGPVAMLVGPRTFSAAVKLADITQYYDIAPLVGSETGGRPSGFGEGYGFRLPNSGLRAMASTAEYVRLNGEREGKGVIPDVQVMDLQVGETDLAMQAAIQVVAGRDAG; this is encoded by the coding sequence GTGACTGCTCTGCGCTCCGCCGTCCTTCTTCTCGCTGTCTTGGCGAGTACGTTCGTCATTGCAGCTCCACGCTTCGCTGTTCCGGAAGCGCATCGAACACCTGCATCTCCGGAATCGGTTCAGCCGGCTCCGGAGATGTTGTCTCCTGAGGCGATGGCGGACGACCTGGAGCACCTGATCGACGTCATCGAGGAGGTGCACCCGGATCCGTACGCCTACACTTCTCGCCGAACGATTCGCCGTCTCCATCGCGCCACCCTCGACCGTCTCTCGGAGCCTGCGTCTCCACGGACGTTCTATCGCGAAGCTGCTCGTCTCGCGGCTGCCTTCCAGGACGGCCACACGCTTGTACAGTGGCCGCGCGACCAGTTTCTCGCGTCCATGCGAAACGGGGCGACCGTCCTCCCGCTGTCCGTCGAGCGGAATGCTACAGCCCTGCGCATCCAGAAGGCGTGTAAGTCGGCCCGTTCACTGGACGGTCGGCGCGTGTCTTCCATTCAAGGCCAGCCGGCCGAGCATCTCCACGAGGACATGCAGGCGCTCGTCAGCGGACCACCACGCTACCGGGCGGCTCAGGTTGATGACCAGTTCCCCTACCTCGCGTGGGCGCTGGGTCTGGAGGCGCCGTACCGCGTCGCGACGACCCATTCGGATGGTCAAGCCACGGTCGACACGCTCGAGGGTCTCCGTATGCTCGGCGTTCGGTCCTGCCTGTCGGATAATCGAAAGCCGGCCTTCTCCTTCGGTCGAGTGAGCGACGCCGATGGTCATGTCGTCGGCGTGATGACCATCAACTCGCTGCGCTCGGCGCGTCGCGTGCGCAAAGGTATCGAAAACGCACTGCGATCGATTCAAAACCGCCCGGTGGACGGGATCGTCATCGACCTCCGTGACAACCGGGGGGGATCGACCGCGACGGTTCTCCACGTGTTGGCTCCGTTTACGGATCGAACCGTCCGGCTCACGGCGCAGAAATCGTGGAAGATCAGCGACACCTACAAGCAATACCTGAAGCGACGCGGACTCGGCCCGCCCGCCTACCAGCGTGCTCGATCCGGGAAGGTGATCGACATCGAGTATGAACCGCAGTCCCTTCCGAGCGCCCGTTTTCGGTACGACGGTCCGGTCGCTATGCTCGTGGGTCCGCGAACCTTTTCGGCGGCCGTCAAGCTGGCCGACATCACGCAGTATTACGACATCGCCCCCCTCGTCGGCAGCGAAACCGGCGGTCGGCCCAGTGGCTTTGGCGAGGGGTACGGCTTCCGCCTCCCGAACAGCGGCCTCCGGGCCATGGCGTCAACTGCTGAGTACGTTCGACTCAACGGTGAGAGAGAGGGCAAGGGCGTGATCCCGGATGTCCAGGTGATGGACTTGCAGGTCGGGGAAACGGACCTTGCTATGCAGGCGGCTATTCAGGTCGTGGCAGGTCGCGACGCCGGGTGA
- the ribB gene encoding 3,4-dihydroxy-2-butanone-4-phosphate synthase codes for MTDSSHSAPDGTFDAIEDAIAAIRRGELVIVVDDADRENEGDFIGAAEAMTPELINFMASRGRGLICTAITPERADELDLDLMVESNSALYHTPFTVSVDYKKGTSTGISAADRAKTIQALADPNVSRFDFARPGHVFPLKARTGGVLRRAGHTEASVDLARLAGFRPVGALVEIMNEDGTMARVPELTELAEELDMPFITIQDLIAYRMQNESLVQREAEVPIETAYGSFRLIAFEETLTGEVHLALVKGHWSEDEPVLVRAHAQDVIGDVFAADATGGYQKLAESMLMIENEGRGIVLYMMQGAHKPGLLTKLRAMERQTEEEGMIEPDTGMDPRDYGIGCQILRNLGARKLRLLTNHPQKRVGLKGYGLEIVERVPIEVPDDVAARYVQSTNDQVTPLLVDALKSTTNGNGQ; via the coding sequence ATGACCGACTCTAGCCACAGCGCTCCCGATGGCACGTTCGACGCCATCGAAGACGCGATCGCCGCGATCCGACGGGGCGAACTCGTTATCGTCGTGGACGACGCCGACCGCGAGAACGAAGGCGACTTCATCGGCGCCGCGGAGGCGATGACGCCTGAACTCATCAACTTCATGGCGTCGCGTGGACGTGGGCTGATTTGCACGGCCATCACGCCGGAGCGAGCGGACGAACTCGACCTCGACCTGATGGTCGAGTCCAATTCGGCGCTGTATCACACGCCGTTCACGGTGTCGGTCGACTATAAAAAGGGTACGTCTACAGGCATCTCGGCCGCGGACCGTGCGAAGACCATCCAGGCCCTCGCCGATCCGAATGTCTCCCGATTCGACTTCGCTCGCCCGGGGCACGTCTTTCCGTTGAAAGCGCGCACCGGCGGCGTCCTCCGCCGGGCGGGCCACACCGAAGCCTCCGTCGACCTCGCTCGCCTGGCTGGCTTCCGACCCGTCGGTGCGCTGGTGGAGATCATGAACGAAGACGGGACGATGGCGCGCGTCCCGGAGCTGACCGAGCTCGCCGAAGAGCTCGATATGCCGTTCATCACGATCCAGGACCTCATCGCGTACCGGATGCAGAACGAAAGCCTCGTCCAGCGCGAGGCAGAGGTGCCGATTGAGACGGCGTACGGCTCCTTCCGACTTATCGCCTTCGAGGAGACGCTGACGGGTGAGGTCCACCTGGCGCTCGTGAAAGGACACTGGAGCGAAGACGAACCGGTGCTCGTTCGCGCGCATGCCCAGGACGTCATCGGCGACGTGTTTGCCGCCGACGCGACGGGCGGCTACCAGAAGCTGGCGGAGTCGATGCTCATGATCGAAAACGAAGGTCGCGGCATCGTTCTCTACATGATGCAGGGTGCGCACAAGCCCGGCCTCCTCACGAAGCTGCGCGCCATGGAGCGACAGACGGAGGAAGAGGGGATGATCGAGCCGGATACGGGCATGGACCCGCGCGACTACGGCATCGGCTGCCAGATTCTGCGTAACCTTGGCGCACGCAAGCTTCGACTGCTCACGAATCACCCGCAGAAGCGGGTCGGGCTCAAGGGCTACGGACTTGAAATCGTGGAACGCGTCCCGATTGAGGTCCCGGACGACGTCGCCGCACGCTACGTCCAGTCGACGAACGACCAGGTCACCCCACTCCTCGTCGATGCCCTGAAGAGCACGACAAACGGCAACGGTCAGTAG
- a CDS encoding DUF4249 family protein, producing the protein MRPALVVLLVSVVAVFSACDAIDTASVEEQPVAEAYLRSDAPLPAVVLSRTVPVDAGPGAQEGLEGATVFIDRLTPGGDVAETTPYGPADTLGYYKPEAPVPTVQGGATYRLRAELPDGATLRAETTVPTAIELVNTENTDATFQSADQPSFTVTRSDVKDVPAALIFTTTSLLDFDAMTEDELIDEFTPFYADAYDPDEDDIEDFKVTSSGILNEANFEVNSDGTLTITFPWLALAFFGENEVAVSVIDRALYDYIRTQEAQQGGLSPGEISNIVDNIDGGIGIFGSYARASTTINVRRP; encoded by the coding sequence GTGCGCCCCGCTCTCGTTGTGCTTCTCGTCTCGGTTGTGGCCGTGTTTTCGGCGTGCGATGCGATCGACACGGCGAGCGTGGAGGAGCAACCGGTTGCGGAGGCGTATCTGCGTTCCGACGCGCCTCTCCCAGCCGTCGTCCTTTCGCGCACGGTGCCAGTCGATGCCGGGCCGGGCGCGCAGGAAGGGCTCGAAGGAGCGACGGTGTTCATTGATCGCCTCACGCCGGGCGGCGATGTGGCTGAGACCACGCCATACGGTCCTGCGGACACGCTCGGGTACTACAAGCCGGAGGCGCCGGTGCCGACCGTGCAGGGCGGTGCGACCTACCGGCTGCGCGCAGAGCTTCCCGACGGGGCTACGCTCCGGGCCGAGACGACCGTGCCGACGGCCATCGAACTCGTGAATACGGAGAACACCGACGCCACCTTTCAGAGTGCGGACCAGCCTTCGTTTACGGTGACGAGGTCGGATGTGAAAGACGTGCCCGCCGCGCTAATTTTCACCACGACATCCTTGCTCGACTTCGACGCGATGACTGAGGACGAACTGATCGACGAGTTCACGCCCTTCTACGCCGATGCATACGACCCGGACGAGGACGACATCGAGGATTTCAAGGTGACAAGTTCCGGTATTCTGAACGAGGCGAACTTTGAGGTCAACAGCGACGGCACCCTCACGATCACATTCCCATGGCTCGCCCTCGCGTTCTTCGGGGAAAACGAGGTGGCCGTTTCCGTGATCGACCGGGCGCTGTACGACTACATCCGCACGCAGGAAGCGCAGCAGGGCGGCCTCTCGCCGGGCGAGATCTCGAACATCGTCGACAACATCGACGGAGGCATCGGCATCTTCGGCTCCTACGCCCGCGCCTCGACGACGATCAACGTCCGGCGGCCGTGA
- a CDS encoding TonB-dependent receptor gives MLSLPSLRPLLLGVVLSIAIGGPFAFAQDGDASARISGYVRDAETGETLLLANVVATSGDVTRGAATNNAGFYTIAGLAPGTYTVRVSYLGFEPEEQEVTLAAGEDRRLDVELAPATAEVDEVIVEAERDAEDARAIGATRVETALIKQLPAVLEPDLFRSLQLLPGVKAASDFSSGLYIRGGSPDQTLILLDRTTVYNPTHFFGLFSTFNPDAIKDVQLYKGGYPAEYGGRLGSVVDIYNKDGNRRSTEGGFSVGLLASRAYVEGPYGRSWGDDDEAKGSYMVALRRSTLEPLFAVLRSQDVDGIPDGFYFYDINAKINLDATPNDKLSLAIYGGQDVLDLQFLDDGRFDISYGNRTASLDWQHLLSETVFTNLTVTGSRYLSTPIATISSTRFTQRNEVTDISVKGDIEWVPSRKHTLEAGIWTGALSFGLRNTFDGEESFQQDISSAYASAYVQDTYRPHSDWKVRAGLRSSYFDRGKYWRLEPRISVDYTVADGVRLQTAYGRYHQYLTLETSELFTGFDSWLTTDDGVPPSYGDQFVLGVKTEPWTGWRVDVEGYFRTMRDLFELDPFLPDRAGLPYAETFRFGDGFALGGELLVQRSVGAVNGFIGYTLSRTARRFPLVNVGPDGPLYYAPKYDRTHDLNIVANYDLTKKWRMTAAFNYATGQPYTEPTYRFSTVNDPFISDSEARQTFISPFNGERLPAYHRLDVGATRRGTWFGADFELQLQVINLYGRSNVWFYFFETNDDGTVDRTEVPQIPVPLPNVSFTMTF, from the coding sequence ATGCTCTCTCTTCCTTCTCTTCGTCCTCTGCTGCTCGGCGTCGTGCTGAGCATCGCTATCGGCGGACCGTTTGCCTTTGCACAAGATGGCGACGCGTCGGCTCGGATCAGCGGCTACGTCCGTGATGCTGAAACCGGCGAGACGCTGCTTCTTGCGAATGTCGTGGCAACCTCGGGCGACGTAACTCGCGGCGCGGCGACGAACAACGCCGGTTTCTACACGATCGCTGGCCTCGCTCCCGGTACGTACACCGTTCGCGTGTCGTACCTCGGCTTCGAACCGGAAGAGCAAGAGGTCACGCTGGCCGCCGGGGAAGACCGCCGGCTCGACGTCGAACTTGCTCCGGCCACCGCTGAGGTGGATGAGGTGATTGTGGAGGCGGAGCGCGACGCGGAGGATGCACGGGCGATCGGCGCGACGCGCGTGGAAACGGCCCTCATCAAGCAGCTCCCCGCTGTGCTGGAGCCAGACCTCTTCCGTTCTCTGCAACTGCTGCCGGGGGTGAAGGCGGCGTCGGACTTCTCCAGTGGACTTTACATCCGCGGCGGCTCTCCCGACCAGACGCTCATCCTGCTCGACCGGACGACTGTATACAACCCAACGCACTTCTTCGGGCTGTTCTCAACGTTCAACCCAGACGCGATTAAGGACGTGCAGCTCTACAAGGGCGGCTACCCGGCAGAATACGGCGGGCGGCTGGGAAGCGTGGTCGACATTTACAATAAGGATGGCAATCGCCGCTCGACCGAGGGCGGATTCTCGGTTGGATTGCTCGCGTCCCGCGCCTACGTCGAAGGGCCGTACGGGCGGTCGTGGGGTGATGACGACGAGGCGAAAGGATCGTACATGGTGGCCCTGCGCCGGTCGACCCTGGAGCCGCTGTTCGCGGTGCTTCGCAGCCAGGATGTCGACGGCATTCCCGACGGCTTCTATTTCTACGACATCAACGCGAAGATCAATCTCGACGCGACGCCGAACGACAAGCTGAGCCTGGCGATTTACGGCGGGCAGGATGTTCTCGACCTGCAGTTTCTCGACGACGGCCGCTTCGACATCTCCTACGGCAACCGGACGGCCAGTCTTGACTGGCAGCATCTGCTCTCGGAAACCGTGTTTACCAACCTGACCGTCACCGGCTCGCGCTACCTTTCGACCCCGATTGCGACGATCAGTAGCACGCGGTTCACGCAGCGCAACGAGGTGACAGACATCTCGGTGAAGGGCGACATCGAATGGGTGCCGTCGCGGAAGCACACGCTCGAGGCCGGGATCTGGACGGGGGCTCTTTCCTTCGGTCTCCGCAACACGTTTGACGGCGAAGAATCTTTTCAGCAGGATATCTCCAGTGCCTACGCGTCGGCCTACGTGCAGGACACGTATCGCCCGCATTCGGACTGGAAAGTGCGTGCCGGCCTTCGCTCGTCGTACTTCGATCGCGGCAAGTACTGGCGCCTTGAGCCGCGCATTTCTGTTGATTACACGGTTGCCGACGGCGTGCGCCTGCAGACTGCGTACGGCCGGTATCACCAGTACCTGACGCTCGAGACCTCCGAGCTCTTCACCGGCTTCGACTCGTGGCTGACGACGGACGACGGAGTGCCGCCGTCGTACGGGGATCAGTTCGTCCTCGGCGTCAAAACCGAGCCGTGGACGGGCTGGCGTGTCGATGTGGAAGGGTACTTCCGTACGATGCGCGACCTCTTTGAGTTGGACCCGTTCCTCCCGGATCGCGCCGGGTTGCCTTATGCCGAGACCTTCCGCTTCGGAGACGGATTTGCCCTTGGAGGCGAACTGCTGGTGCAGCGCTCTGTCGGGGCTGTGAACGGGTTCATCGGCTACACGCTGAGCCGCACCGCGCGCCGCTTTCCGCTCGTGAACGTCGGACCAGACGGGCCGCTCTACTACGCGCCGAAGTACGACCGGACGCACGACCTGAACATCGTCGCCAACTACGACCTCACCAAGAAGTGGCGGATGACCGCGGCGTTCAATTACGCGACCGGCCAGCCCTATACCGAGCCGACGTACCGGTTCAGCACGGTCAACGACCCGTTCATCAGCGATTCGGAGGCACGGCAGACGTTCATCAGTCCATTTAATGGCGAGCGGTTGCCGGCGTACCACCGACTCGATGTCGGAGCGACGCGCCGCGGCACCTGGTTCGGCGCCGACTTTGAACTCCAGCTTCAGGTGATCAACCTCTATGGCCGCAGCAACGTCTGGTTCTACTTCTTCGAGACGAACGACGACGGAACGGTGGACCGAACGGAGGTGCCGCAGATTCCGGTGCCGCTTCCGAATGTCTCATTCACGATGACCTTTTGA
- a CDS encoding SDR family oxidoreductase: MPFNGHVVWITGASSGIGRALALEFARRGADLALSARREEKLRDVAGEIEALGHDALVVPCDVTEEAQVEAAVQQIVDHFGHLDVAVANAGFGVMGTIEDVDAETWRRQLDVNVVGLTQTARYAIPELRKTSGRVVLIGSVASMVTLPNTGAYSASKAAVRSIGQALSMELKDDSVTCTTIHPGLVESDIARVDNTNVHDPDRKDPRNQELMWPTDKAARVMADAIEKRKREYVFTGHGKIMGFLCRHFPGVMFPILANFSR, from the coding sequence ATGCCTTTCAATGGACACGTCGTCTGGATCACGGGAGCTTCTTCGGGGATCGGACGAGCGCTGGCGCTGGAGTTTGCCCGTCGTGGTGCCGATCTCGCTCTTTCAGCCCGGCGCGAAGAGAAGTTACGTGACGTTGCAGGCGAAATCGAAGCGCTGGGGCACGATGCCCTGGTCGTACCGTGCGACGTGACGGAGGAAGCGCAGGTCGAAGCGGCCGTTCAGCAGATCGTCGATCATTTTGGGCACCTCGACGTGGCCGTGGCGAACGCCGGCTTTGGCGTCATGGGCACGATCGAAGACGTGGACGCAGAGACCTGGCGCCGGCAGCTCGACGTCAACGTGGTCGGGCTCACGCAGACCGCACGCTACGCGATTCCCGAACTTCGGAAGACCAGCGGGCGCGTCGTCCTGATCGGGAGCGTGGCGTCGATGGTGACCCTGCCTAATACCGGCGCCTACTCCGCGTCGAAAGCCGCCGTCCGGTCGATCGGGCAGGCGCTGTCGATGGAGCTGAAGGACGATTCTGTGACCTGCACGACGATCCACCCGGGATTGGTGGAGAGCGACATCGCGCGGGTTGACAACACCAACGTGCACGACCCCGACCGGAAGGATCCCCGCAATCAGGAGCTGATGTGGCCGACGGACAAGGCTGCGCGGGTCATGGCCGATGCCATCGAGAAGCGGAAGCGCGAGTACGTCTTCACGGGCCACGGCAAGATCATGGGCTTTCTCTGCCGCCATTTTCCCGGCGTGATGTTTCCCATCCTCGCTAACTTCAGCCGATAG
- a CDS encoding luciferase family protein, with the protein MSCPPFDESDASVSASSPASFTTIDSRTLTANVLLAPGDREPLAIVPPSVATTALVQAVAAWDDVTLAPYENSAVVFERQSKEIGHIQPNGFLSVPLPMSVRDALVDVATSIPYSSDPSGIITLHMETAADVRCGAFFLRLSYLYRSIIACRTPRHLAALRADVAALELPPRLHEMYEIALDRRAATFA; encoded by the coding sequence GTGTCGTGCCCCCCATTCGATGAGAGCGATGCTTCCGTTTCCGCGTCGTCTCCTGCATCATTCACCACAATCGACTCCCGTACGCTCACGGCGAATGTTCTGCTCGCGCCCGGCGACCGGGAGCCGCTTGCTATCGTCCCGCCATCCGTTGCAACCACCGCGCTGGTGCAGGCCGTGGCGGCATGGGACGATGTCACGCTGGCTCCCTACGAGAACAGCGCCGTCGTATTCGAGCGTCAGAGTAAGGAAATCGGTCACATCCAGCCTAACGGCTTCCTTTCTGTTCCCCTGCCGATGTCGGTTCGTGACGCTCTCGTGGACGTAGCGACATCCATTCCATACTCGAGCGACCCGAGCGGAATCATTACGCTACACATGGAAACGGCAGCGGACGTGCGGTGTGGCGCCTTTTTTCTCCGTCTATCGTATCTATACCGATCCATCATCGCGTGTCGAACGCCACGCCATCTCGCGGCCCTTCGCGCAGACGTAGCGGCGCTGGAACTGCCACCCCGTTTGCATGAGATGTACGAGATCGCCCTCGATCGCCGCGCGGCGACGTTTGCCTGA
- a CDS encoding SDR family oxidoreductase, which yields MPTVAITGAAGAIGSVTANVFANAGWTLALLDYGEENGQKLREQFPDAYVYTGDLTNEEEAREVFDSAASEADGIDAVLSIAGGFAMQPAVEASQEDADKMMAMNFQTLFQTARAAIPHLLDQAHGFFLGVSAPAAEDGGAGAALYAASKGAVAAYVKSIDAEYADDGLRASVLYPMGVVDTPDNRDAMPDSDPSTWIAPRELAEGMFHLATRSQRGHIKTLKVHATAS from the coding sequence ATGCCAACCGTTGCTATCACCGGCGCCGCCGGGGCGATCGGATCCGTCACTGCCAACGTCTTCGCGAACGCCGGTTGGACTCTCGCCCTTCTCGATTACGGGGAAGAAAACGGCCAGAAGCTCCGCGAGCAGTTTCCGGACGCGTATGTCTACACCGGCGACCTGACGAACGAAGAAGAGGCGCGAGAGGTATTCGACTCCGCCGCGTCGGAAGCCGATGGGATTGACGCCGTCCTCTCGATTGCGGGCGGGTTCGCGATGCAGCCCGCCGTCGAAGCGTCGCAGGAGGACGCCGACAAAATGATGGCGATGAACTTCCAAACCCTGTTTCAGACGGCGAGAGCGGCGATTCCGCACCTTCTGGACCAGGCTCATGGTTTCTTCCTCGGCGTCTCTGCTCCAGCGGCCGAAGACGGCGGCGCGGGGGCTGCGTTGTATGCCGCATCGAAAGGGGCCGTGGCCGCCTACGTGAAGTCGATCGACGCAGAATATGCGGACGATGGCTTGCGGGCCAGCGTGCTCTACCCGATGGGTGTCGTGGATACGCCGGACAATCGCGACGCGATGCCCGACTCCGACCCCAGCACGTGGATCGCTCCTCGTGAGCTGGCGGAGGGCATGTTCCACCTCGCAACGCGCAGCCAGCGAGGGCATATCAAGACGCTGAAAGTCCACGCCACGGCGTCCTGA
- the yajC gene encoding preprotein translocase subunit YajC produces the protein MLLSLLPVFLAGGQPADGTGGIVSFLIPIILVIGVFYLFIYRPQKKQQEEHEQMVSGLEKGDKIVTIGGIHGTVRRIDDDSILVQVDSSGTKLRFDKQAIANVGGDDK, from the coding sequence ATGCTCCTCTCTCTTCTGCCTGTTTTCCTCGCCGGCGGCCAACCCGCCGACGGCACCGGTGGAATCGTTAGTTTCTTGATTCCAATCATTCTCGTGATTGGTGTCTTTTATCTGTTCATTTACCGCCCGCAGAAGAAGCAGCAGGAGGAGCACGAGCAGATGGTCAGTGGCCTGGAAAAGGGCGATAAAATCGTCACGATCGGGGGCATTCACGGCACGGTCCGTCGCATTGACGACGACTCCATCCTCGTCCAGGTCGACAGCAGCGGAACGAAGCTGCGCTTCGACAAGCAGGCGATCGCTAATGTCGGTGGAGACGACAAGTAG